One Coffea arabica cultivar ET-39 chromosome 5c, Coffea Arabica ET-39 HiFi, whole genome shotgun sequence DNA window includes the following coding sequences:
- the LOC113689272 gene encoding uncharacterized protein: protein MDLIRKNWQVDFVRDLLYILAAKLRHLKGMLRAWSRESFGNIFNMVMVVKWEVSQLEVCFDENPSDHHRIHLIELSAKLCNAQVNKDMFWHHKAKLQWLSNGDRNSKFFHAVVTKRRHKAVIHRIRSRSGEWLEAEVEIAKEVVSYFQELFSTNSGPLHSQVLDVIPKQLTDQDNADLEWFPTLEEVKDVIFFMDADNVAGSDRLVSNVWFSVIINKSPQRFFKSTRGICQGNSISPTLFIVGAEIPRGCPDIIHLAYTDDMMIFSSELKGSLQLIMRVLEAYCKVSGQ from the exons ATGGATTTAATACGGAAAAACTGGCAGGTGGACTTTGTAAGGGATCTGTTGTACATCTTGGCTGCGAAGTTACGTCATCTGAAAGGTATGCTTCGGGCCTGGTCAAGAGAATCTTTTGGCAATATTTTTAACATGGTTATGGTGGTAAAGTGGGAGGTGTCACAGTTGGAAGTTTGTTTTGATGAAAACCCCTCAGATCATCACCGCATCCATTTGATTGAGTTGAGTGCAAAGCTTTGTAATGCGCAGGTTAATAAGGATATGTTCTGGCATCATAAAGCAAAATTGCAATGGCTCTCGAATGGGGATAGgaactcaaaattttttcatGCTGTTGTGACTAAACGGAGGCATAAAGCAGTTATCCATCGGATTAGATCCAGGAGTGGCGAATGGTTGGAAGCGGAAGTTGAGATTGCAAAGGAGGTTGTATCCTATTTCCAGGAGCTATTTTCAACTAATTCGGGTCCTCTTCATTCTCAAGTGTTAGACGTGATTCCAAAGCAATTAACTGACCAGGATAACGCTGATTTGGAGTGGTTCCCTACCTTAGAAGAGGTTAAAGATGTTATTTTCTTCATGGATGCTGACAATGTGGCTGGGTCGGATAG ATTGGTGAGTAACGTGTGGTTCTCTGTAATTATTAATAAGTCCCCTCAAAGATTCTTCAAATCTACAAGGGGGATTTGCCAAGGTAATTCTATCTCCCCAACGTTATTCATTGTGGGAGCAGAG ATTCCTAGAGGGTGCCCTGATATTATTCATCTAGCTTATACTGATGACATGATGATATTTAGTAGTGAGTTGAAGGGTTCTTTACAACTGATAATGCGTGTCTTGGAAGCATATTGTAAGGTGTCTGGACAGTAA